From Streptomyces griseorubiginosus, one genomic window encodes:
- a CDS encoding YfjP family GTPase, which produces MREVGKPGREEGRPGRDDGRHVREEKPRGRAAGGCGDGEAGSGSPEVVDAGVVVDGESGGAWDDGLIARRVTAESEQAAVVEARGHNAPPAAPLAYDGPLRSRLDALRELIGLSRTRLDSRTLAEAGQVLDEAAARRRLSGQHTVVAIAGATGSGKSQLFNALAGVTISESGVRRPTTAAPIACSWSDGSASLIERLGIPPRLRRRPLQSAESEAQLRGLVLVDLPDHDSAAVQHREHVDRILALVDAVIWVVDPEKYADAMLHERYLRPMAGHAEVMFIVLNQIDRLPGEAAEQVLDDLRRLLDEDGIALGEYGEPGATVLALSALTGDGVGELRESLGQFVAERGAPARRIAADVDAAAWRLRPVYATGRRTGLSEDARDDFAARLADAVGATAAGEAAERAWLRNANRACGTPWLRLWRWYQDRREPVTGRLPLRTQADEEATARQQVEQAVRTLADRASAGLPAPWAQAVREAAVRGSQGLPEALDELTARAGLPPGKPPRPGWWPAAVLAQASMTLLQIVGGAWLVGQIVGVMAPNLGVPVLLMVLGIIGGPLVEWSCRMAARGPARRYGVEAERRLREAAAGCGRARVLDPVAAELLRYREVREQYRRVVGVG; this is translated from the coding sequence GTGCGCGAGGTCGGTAAGCCTGGGCGTGAGGAAGGGCGGCCCGGGCGGGACGACGGCAGGCACGTGCGCGAGGAGAAGCCCCGTGGGCGGGCCGCGGGAGGGTGCGGGGACGGGGAGGCCGGGAGTGGGTCCCCGGAGGTGGTCGATGCCGGTGTGGTGGTCGACGGTGAATCGGGTGGTGCCTGGGACGACGGGCTGATCGCGCGGCGGGTCACCGCCGAGAGCGAGCAGGCCGCCGTCGTGGAGGCTCGTGGGCACAACGCGCCGCCCGCCGCCCCGTTGGCGTACGACGGCCCTCTGCGCTCCCGTCTGGACGCGCTGCGGGAGCTGATCGGGCTGTCCCGGACCCGGCTCGACAGCCGGACGCTCGCCGAGGCCGGCCAGGTCCTGGACGAGGCGGCCGCCCGGCGCAGGCTCTCCGGGCAGCACACCGTCGTCGCCATCGCGGGTGCGACGGGCAGCGGCAAGTCGCAGTTGTTCAACGCGCTCGCCGGAGTGACGATCTCGGAGTCCGGCGTGCGCCGGCCCACCACCGCCGCGCCGATCGCGTGCAGTTGGAGCGACGGCTCGGCCAGTCTCATCGAGCGGCTCGGCATCCCGCCCCGGCTGCGGCGGCGCCCGCTGCAGAGCGCCGAGTCGGAGGCCCAGCTGCGCGGGCTCGTCCTGGTCGACCTGCCCGACCACGACTCGGCCGCGGTCCAGCACCGCGAGCACGTGGACCGGATCCTGGCGCTCGTCGACGCCGTCATCTGGGTCGTGGACCCCGAGAAGTACGCCGACGCGATGCTGCACGAGCGCTATCTGCGGCCGATGGCGGGCCACGCGGAGGTCATGTTCATCGTCCTCAACCAGATCGACCGGCTGCCCGGGGAGGCCGCCGAGCAGGTCCTCGACGACCTGCGGCGGCTGCTGGACGAGGACGGGATCGCGCTCGGGGAGTACGGCGAACCGGGCGCCACCGTGCTCGCGCTGTCCGCGCTCACCGGGGACGGCGTCGGTGAACTGCGGGAGTCGCTCGGCCAGTTCGTCGCCGAGCGCGGAGCTCCCGCGCGGCGGATCGCGGCCGACGTGGACGCGGCCGCGTGGCGCCTGCGGCCCGTCTACGCGACCGGTCGGCGCACCGGCCTGAGCGAGGACGCGCGCGACGACTTCGCCGCCCGCCTCGCGGACGCGGTCGGCGCCACCGCGGCGGGCGAGGCGGCCGAGCGCGCCTGGCTGCGCAACGCCAACCGCGCGTGCGGCACGCCCTGGCTGCGGCTGTGGCGCTGGTACCAGGACCGGCGCGAACCTGTCACGGGACGGCTGCCGTTGCGCACCCAGGCCGACGAGGAGGCGACCGCGCGGCAACAGGTCGAGCAGGCCGTACGGACGCTCGCCGACCGCGCCTCGGCGGGACTGCCCGCGCCCTGGGCGCAGGCGGTGCGCGAGGCGGCCGTACGGGGCTCCCAGGGGCTTCCCGAGGCGCTGGACGAGCTGACGGCCCGGGCCGGGCTGCCGCCGGGCAAGCCACCGCGTCCGGGCTGGTGGCCGGCAGCCGTTCTGGCCCAGGCGTCCATGACGCTGCTTCAGATCGTCGGCGGCGCCTGGCTGGTGGGTCAGATCGTCGGGGTCATGGCGCCGAACCTCGGGGTTCCGGTGCTGCTGATGGTCTTGGGCATCATCGGCGGCCCGCTCGTCGAGTGGAGCTGCCGGATGGCGGCGCGGGGGCCCGCGCGGCGGTACGGCGTGGAGGCGGAACGGCGTCTGCGGGAGGCGGCGGCGGGGTGCGGGCGGGCCCGGGTGCTGGATCCGGTGGCGGCGGAGCTGCTGCGGTACCGGGAGGTCCGGGAGCAGTACAGGAGGGTCGTGGGGGTGGGGTGA
- a CDS encoding single-stranded DNA-binding protein gives MNETMICAVGNVATQPVYRELTTGASVRFRLAATARYLDREKNEWTDGHTNFFTVWANRQLATNVSGSINVGDPVVVQGRLKVRSEVREGQPSWTSADIDAVAIGHDLARGTSAFRRTQRAENAAAGTPAQPEPAWETPPGDDTADRREAVAVT, from the coding sequence ATGAACGAGACGATGATCTGCGCGGTGGGCAACGTGGCGACGCAGCCGGTGTACCGCGAGTTGACGACCGGCGCGTCGGTGCGGTTCCGGCTCGCGGCGACCGCGCGCTATCTGGACCGCGAGAAGAACGAGTGGACGGACGGGCACACCAACTTCTTCACGGTGTGGGCCAACCGCCAGCTCGCCACCAACGTGTCCGGGTCCATCAACGTGGGCGATCCGGTGGTCGTCCAGGGCCGGTTGAAGGTGCGGTCGGAGGTCCGCGAGGGGCAGCCGTCCTGGACCTCGGCCGACATCGACGCGGTGGCGATCGGTCATGACCTCGCGCGCGGCACCTCGGCCTTCCGGCGCACCCAGCGGGCGGAGAACGCGGCGGCCGGCACGCCCGCGCAGCCGGAGCCGGCCTGGGAGACACCGCCGGGCGACGACACCGCGGACCGGCGGGAGGCCGTCGCGGTGACGTGA
- a CDS encoding D-2-hydroxyacid dehydrogenase family protein: MRLRCAVLDDFQRVATRFADWSPLADRVEVVSYDSHFADEDALVAALADADIVVTLRERVPFPAALFARLPRLKLLIASGMRNTVIDYAAAEAHGVTVCGTASSSTPPVELTWALLLGLARGIVQESNALRTQGAWQSTVGADLHGRRLGLLGLGKIGSRVAQVGLAFGMQVSAWSQNLTRERAAEVGTELAPSLQDLLSTSDFVSVHLALGDRTRGLLGPAEIALLKPTAYLINTSRAAIVDQDALLAALHEGRIAGAALDVFDTEPLPADHPLRTAPRLLATPHLGYVSQANYTTYYGQVVENIEAYLAGSPVRRLP; the protein is encoded by the coding sequence ATGCGTCTGCGCTGTGCCGTGCTGGACGACTTCCAGCGGGTGGCGACGCGCTTCGCCGACTGGTCGCCGCTCGCTGACCGCGTCGAAGTCGTCTCCTACGACAGCCACTTCGCCGACGAGGACGCCCTGGTCGCCGCTCTCGCCGACGCCGACATCGTGGTCACCCTGCGCGAGCGCGTCCCCTTCCCCGCCGCCCTCTTCGCCCGCCTCCCCCGGCTGAAGCTGCTCATCGCCTCCGGCATGCGCAACACCGTCATCGACTACGCCGCCGCCGAGGCGCACGGCGTCACCGTCTGCGGCACGGCCAGCTCCTCGACCCCGCCGGTCGAACTCACCTGGGCCCTTCTCCTCGGCCTCGCCCGTGGGATCGTCCAGGAGAGCAACGCCCTGCGCACGCAAGGCGCCTGGCAGTCCACCGTCGGCGCCGACCTGCACGGCCGCCGGCTCGGACTGCTCGGTCTCGGCAAGATCGGCAGCCGCGTCGCCCAGGTCGGTCTCGCCTTCGGCATGCAGGTCAGCGCCTGGAGCCAGAACCTCACCCGGGAACGCGCGGCCGAGGTGGGCACGGAGCTCGCCCCGTCCCTGCAAGACCTGCTCTCCACCAGCGACTTCGTCTCCGTGCACCTCGCCCTCGGCGACCGCACCAGAGGCCTGCTCGGCCCCGCCGAAATCGCCCTCCTCAAGCCCACCGCCTACCTGATCAACACCTCGCGCGCGGCGATCGTCGACCAGGACGCGCTCCTCGCCGCCCTGCACGAGGGCCGGATCGCCGGAGCGGCCCTCGACGTCTTCGACACCGAGCCCCTCCCCGCCGACCACCCCCTGCGCACGGCCCCCCGCCTGCTCGCCACCCCGCACCTCGGCTATGTCTCGCAGGCCAACTACACGACGTACTACGGCCAGGTGGTCGAGAACATCGAGGCCTACCTGGCGGGTTCACCCGTACGACGACTCCCCTGA
- a CDS encoding dynamin family protein — protein MVTLDVRPQLLDALSALRDRVAAARFPLPLAGAPRARANRDELLAQLDDYLVPRLRDPEAPLLAVVGGSTGAGKSTLVNSLVGRRVSEAGVLRPTTRTPVLVCHPEDHHWFSGMRVLPDLTRVWVPHREAGDELLLPGENPARVLRIETADTLPPGLALLDAPDIDSLVADNRVLAAELICAADVWIMVTTAARYADAVPWHLLRTAKEYDATLVTVLDRVPHQVVSEVSRQYGALLTKAGLGEVPRFTVPELPESAWGGGLLPATAVAPLRTWLVHQVQEPAARQHTVARTAHGVLASLKSRMPELASAAAAQYAAALRLTTAVEVAYDSEYARVRGRLQAGAVLAGDALKRWRAFPLDCTAGELLDALVESLGALLLCAVTAADERVAEAWRREPAAAAPELTDRDPTPESAEHRIGMAVRRWRRELEEYAEDEVRGLDRGVAPDPETVAALVATALLGGRRARVAGEGLAERIGAHGALRLRDRGGRLLAEHLDRVVHAERERRLAPLDALEVHPEPQAELIAALSVLQKER, from the coding sequence GTGGTGACCTTGGACGTACGGCCTCAGCTGCTCGACGCACTCTCCGCCCTGCGCGACCGTGTCGCCGCCGCACGCTTCCCGCTGCCCCTGGCGGGGGCCCCACGCGCGCGTGCCAACCGCGACGAACTGCTCGCCCAGCTCGACGACTATCTGGTGCCCCGGCTGAGGGATCCCGAAGCGCCGCTGCTGGCCGTCGTGGGCGGCTCCACCGGGGCGGGCAAGTCGACCCTCGTCAACTCCCTTGTGGGGCGCCGGGTGAGCGAGGCGGGCGTACTGCGGCCGACCACGCGGACCCCGGTGCTGGTCTGCCATCCGGAGGACCATCACTGGTTCAGCGGGATGCGGGTCCTGCCCGACCTCACCCGCGTGTGGGTGCCCCACCGGGAGGCGGGGGACGAACTCCTGCTGCCCGGCGAGAACCCCGCGCGCGTGCTGCGCATCGAGACCGCCGACACCCTCCCGCCCGGCCTCGCGCTCCTCGACGCGCCCGACATCGACTCCCTGGTCGCCGACAACCGCGTCCTCGCCGCCGAGCTGATCTGCGCGGCCGACGTCTGGATCATGGTCACCACGGCCGCCCGCTACGCCGACGCCGTCCCCTGGCACCTCCTGCGCACCGCCAAGGAGTACGACGCCACCCTGGTGACCGTCCTCGACCGGGTGCCGCACCAGGTCGTCTCCGAGGTCTCCCGGCAGTACGGCGCCCTGCTCACCAAGGCGGGCCTCGGCGAGGTGCCCCGGTTCACGGTGCCGGAGCTGCCCGAGTCGGCCTGGGGCGGCGGACTGCTGCCGGCCACCGCGGTGGCACCGCTGCGGACCTGGCTCGTCCACCAGGTGCAGGAGCCGGCCGCCCGGCAGCACACCGTCGCCCGTACGGCCCACGGTGTGCTCGCCTCCCTCAAGTCCCGGATGCCCGAACTGGCCAGTGCCGCCGCCGCCCAGTACGCAGCCGCGCTGCGGCTCACCACCGCCGTCGAGGTGGCGTACGACAGCGAGTACGCGCGCGTGCGGGGGCGGCTGCAGGCCGGTGCCGTGCTCGCCGGTGACGCCCTCAAGCGCTGGCGTGCCTTCCCCCTCGACTGCACCGCCGGCGAGCTCCTGGACGCCCTGGTGGAGAGCTTGGGCGCCCTCCTGCTGTGCGCGGTCACCGCCGCCGACGAGCGGGTCGCCGAGGCCTGGCGGCGCGAACCGGCCGCCGCGGCGCCTGAACTGACCGACCGTGATCCGACTCCGGAGAGCGCCGAGCACCGGATCGGGATGGCCGTACGGCGGTGGCGGCGGGAGCTGGAGGAGTACGCCGAGGACGAGGTCCGGGGCCTCGACCGAGGCGTCGCGCCCGACCCGGAGACCGTGGCCGCCCTCGTCGCCACCGCGCTGCTGGGCGGGCGGCGGGCCCGGGTCGCCGGTGAGGGGCTCGCCGAGCGGATCGGCGCCCATGGCGCGCTGCGGCTGCGGGACCGGGGCGGACGGCTGCTCGCCGAGCACCTCGACCGGGTCGTGCACGCCGAACGCGAACGCCGGCTCGCCCCGCTCGACGCACTCGAAGTACACCCCGAGCCCCAGGCCGAGCTCATCGCCGCGCTGTCCGTACTGCAGAAGGAGAGGTGA